CTGCCAGCGCGGATTGAATTTGCCGAGATCGTGCAGCATACCGGCAGCCATCGCCCAGTCAGCATTGCCAAACTCGCTGGCAAAATTAGCGGCTTGATGAGCAACTCCGGAAAGATGCTCGATCAATTTGTGTTCAATCCACTGACCCGATTCATCCTGCCGGAGGTGGGCCGCCGGATTTTTTTCGTCACTCATGCTCTTCCGATTTGAATTGATATTTCTGAGCACCACACAACCCGTGTCTGCACCAACGAGCTGGATATTTGAAATTGAGAAGCTGATGATTGAAAAGGGGAAAGAGTCTTCTTGCTGA
The nucleotide sequence above comes from Chlorobaculum tepidum TLS. Encoded proteins:
- a CDS encoding CRISPR-associated endonuclease Cas3'' encodes the protein MSDEKNPAAHLRQDESGQWIEHKLIEHLSGVAHQAANFASEFGNADWAMAAGMLHDLGKFNPRWQKYLRKSNGDYLEKSDGQD